In Triticum aestivum cultivar Chinese Spring chromosome 5B, IWGSC CS RefSeq v2.1, whole genome shotgun sequence, the following proteins share a genomic window:
- the LOC123110364 gene encoding pentatricopeptide repeat-containing protein At4g18520, chloroplastic yields the protein MLFCCSLSPPGIQTYPLPPFQQQSSSPRKVRSFGRHKSSKAEHQYFRAQSSRARTRDQPLRAQTHPDDGYGPPEQDPEAEGRSPGSPDAETLASWLRSCGTVADVRRVHGVAVRSPDGPGIFLANNLITSYARFHEISDARKVFDEMPERTVVSWTAMMNGYQKSGSYSEVVRLFLDMMASGERGNSLSFVCLLKSCGEQSNAKLGRQVHCCVVKGGWSNVIVDSAVAHFYARCGDVASASMMFDKMTSRDVISWTTMITAYVQHGRGDKALQMFPAMISEGFHPNEFTVCSILKACAEEKALRCGKQLHGALVKKLFKNDIHVGSALVTMYARNREVSDAQAVFDMMPRRNTITWTSLISGYAQSSQAEKAIMLFRQMKTRRVSVNNLTIVGLLSACGSIRSLSLGKELHAQVIKNSIQENLQIGSTLVWCYCKCGEYTYAARILEEMPDRDAVSWTAMISGYNSVGHSAEALKSLDDMLWDGVTPNTYTYSSALKACAKLEALQDGRRIHGVVNKTPAFSNVFVGSSLIDMYMRCGKVDEARRVFNAMPEHNLVTWKVIITGFAQNDLCEEAFKYMYLMQQQGHDADDFMLSKVLTSCGDLQWKSDSISFSGSNTGSLR from the coding sequence ATGCTGTTCTGCTGCTCTCTCTCGCCCCCGGGAATCCAAACTTATCCGCTCCCACCATTCCAGCAGCAGAGCAGCTCCCCGCGGAAAGTACGCAGCTTCGGCCGGCACAAGAGCAGCAAGGCCGAGCATCAATATTTCAGGGCGCAATCTTCCCGGGCGCGGACCAGGGACCAACCTTTGCGTGCCCAAACGCACCCAGATGATGGCTACGGCCCTCCGGAGCAAGACCCTGAGGCCGAGGGGCGCTCGCCAGGCTCCCCGGACGCGGAGACGCTTGCTTCCTGGTTGCGTTCCTGCGGCACCGTGGCCGATGTTCGGCGAGTGCACGGGGTTGCTGTGCGGTCGCCGGATGGCCCGGGGATTTTCCTGGCTAATAATTTGATCACTTCATATGCGAGGTTCCATGAGATTTCAGACGCGaggaaggtgtttgatgaaatgcctgaGAGGACCGTTGTGTCGTGGACGGCTATGATGAATGGGTATCAGAAATCGGGCAGCTACAGTGAGGTCGTCAGGCTGTTCTTGGATATGATGGCCAGCGGGGAGCGAGGTAACAGCTTGAGTTTCGTCTGCTTGTTGAAGTCTTGTGGTGAGCAATCCAATGCTAAGCTAGGGCGGCAGGTCCATTGTTGTGTTGTGAAAGGAGGGTGGAGCAACGTGATTGTGGATAGTGCCGTTGCACACTTCTATGCTCGGTGTGGTGATGTTGCCAGCGCTTCAATGATGTTCGATAAGATGACCTCTCGTGATGTCATCTCGTGGACAACAATGATCACGGCTTATGTGCAGCATGGGCGTGGGGATAAGGCCCTTCAGATGTTTCCGGCGATGATCTCTGAGGGATTTCACCCTAATGAGTTCACGGTGTGCAGCATCCTCAAGGCTTGTGCAGAAGAGAAGGCTCTAAGATGTGGGAAGCAGCTGCATGGTGCTCTTGTGAAGAAGTTGTTCAAAAATGACATCCATGTCGGCAGCGCTCTTGTTACCATGTATGCCAGAAACAGGGAAGTGTCTGATGCTCAGGCAGTGTTTGATATGATGCCTAGAAGAAACACTATTACATGGACTTCTCTGATCTCGGGCTATGCGCAGAGTAGCCAGGCTGAAAAGGCTATCATGTTGTTTCGACAGATGAAGACGCGACGGGTGTCTGTTAACAATCTTACCATTGTTGGTCTTCTTAGTGCCTGTGGCTCCATAAGATCACTCAGTCTTGGTAAGGAACTGCATGCACAGGTAATAAAGAATTCAATTCAGGAGAATCTTCAAATTGGGAGTACGCTTGTTTGGTGCTACTGTAAATGTGGAGAGTATACATATGCTGCACGAATTCTAGAAGAAATGCCAGACCGTGATGCTGTCTCATGGACAGCTATGATTTCAGGCTACAATAGTGTTGGTCATAGTGCTGAAGCACTCAAGTCATTAGATGATATGTTATGGGATGGTGTGACTCCAAATACCTACACTTATTCCTCAGCTTTGAAAGCCTGTGCGAAACTAGAGGCTCTGCAAGATGGAAGGAGGATTCACGGTGTTGTTAACAAGACTCCTGCCTTCTCAAATGTGTTTGTGGGAAGCTCATTGATCGACATGTACATGAGGTGTGGAAAAGTTGACGAAGCTCGACGAGTCTTCAACGCCATGCCAGAACACAACTTGGTAACATGGAAAGTGATAATTACAGGATTTGCTCAGAATGACCTCTGTGAAGAGGCTTTTAAGTATATGTACCTAATGCAGCAACAAGGGCACGACGCTGATGACTTTATGCTTTCAAAAGTTCTGACATCATGCGGTGATCTTCAATGGAAGTCAGATTCCATCTCTTTTTCTGGCTCGAATACTGGTTCACTCAGATAG
- the LOC123115657 gene encoding glutaredoxin-C1: MEQVTKLAGQRAVVIFSMSSCCMCHTVARLFRDLGANPAEVDLDEDPRGKEMEKALARLLGRNPAVPAVFIGGRLVGSTDKVMSLHLSGKLVPLLRNAGAVWV; the protein is encoded by the coding sequence ATGGAGCAGGTGACGAAGCTGGCGGGGCAGCGGGCGGTGGTGATTTTCAGCATGAGCTCCTGCTGCATGTGCCACACGGTGGCGCGACTCTTCCGGGATCTCGGGGCGAACCCGGCGGAGGTGGATCTCGACGAGGACCCTAGGGGGAAGGAGATGGAGAAGGCGCTGGCGAGGCTTCTCGGTCGGAACCCGGCCGTGCCGGCGGTGTTCATCGGCGGCAGGCTCGTCGGATCCACCGACAAGGTCATGTCCCTTCACCTCAGCGGCAAGCTTGTCCCGCTGCTTCGTAACGCAGGTGCTGTCTGGGTCTAG